A window from Mangifera indica cultivar Alphonso chromosome 2, CATAS_Mindica_2.1, whole genome shotgun sequence encodes these proteins:
- the LOC123208741 gene encoding PE-PGRS family protein PE_PGRS26-like has protein sequence MAEFSFKGGTRRGGAGGRVPTSVSDLSFIGSIGGGGVGNGQIGEVLAPMFKFSFNGGIGGGDRTWGGGVTISMFDFSFKGGLGGRGGSETVSVLMSDFSLTGGTGGEGGREGERGLTPISNFPFKASVGGGAGEVVNDEATARARREEVEIKVFGVLLESVVLRSGVGGGGGKDEDLGTVDETLAIGEGKIVVYIEGG, from the coding sequence ATGGCAGAGTTCTCCTTTAAAGGCGGCACAAGAAGAGGAGGGGCAGGGGGTAGGGTTCCAACTTCAGTGTCTGATTTATCCTTCATTGGTAGCATAGGAGGAGGGGGTGTGGGTAACGGTCAGATTGGAGAAGTTCTAGCACCAATGtttaaattttccttcaatGGTGGCATAGGAGGAGGTGATAGGACTTGGGGTGGAGGTGTTACAATTTCAATGTTTGATTTTTCATTCAAAGGTGGCTTGGGAGGAAGAGGTGGGAGTGAAACAGTTTCAGTTCTGATGTCAGATTTCTCCCTCACAGGCGGCACAGGAGGAGAGGGAGGGCGTGAGGGTGAAAGAGGTCTAACTCCAATTTCTAATTTCCCCTTCAAAGCTAGTGTTGGAGGAGGTGCAGGTGAGGTAGTCAATGATGAAGCAACTGCAAGGGCTAGAAGGGAAGAAGtagaaattaaagtttttggaGTTCTACTAGAGAGTGTAGTTTTAAGAAGTGGTgttggaggaggaggaggtaAGGATGAAGATTTGGGAACGGTTGATGAAACACTCGCAATAGGTGAAGGGAAGATAGTAGTATACATTGAAGGTGGTTGA